A DNA window from Ranitomeya imitator isolate aRanImi1 chromosome 2, aRanImi1.pri, whole genome shotgun sequence contains the following coding sequences:
- the RAB9B gene encoding ras-related protein Rab-9B, which yields MCKTSSDSSAMSGKSLLLKVILLGDGGVGKSSIMNRYVTNKFDSQAFHTIGVEFLNRDLEVDGRLVTLQIWDTAGQERFKSLRTPFYRGADCCLLTFSVDDRQSFHNLSGWRKEFIFYADVKEPEHFPFVVLGNKVDKNNREVSTGEAQGWCSENGGYPYLETSAKDDTNVAGAFEEAVRQVLAMEEHMDHTVFGHTVDLYHSDRSKSVCC from the coding sequence ATGTGTAAGACTTCTTCAGATTCATCTGCAATGAGTGGAAAGTCTTTACTGCTTAAAGTCATACTGTTGGGGGACGGTGGCGTTGGAAAAAGCTCCATTATGAATCGATACGTAACAAACAAGTTTGACTCTCAAGCATTTCACACCATAGGCGTTGAGTTTCTTAACAGGGATCTTGAAGTTGATGGCCGGTTGGTTACGCTACAGATTTGGGACACTGCTGGCCAAGAACGCTTTAAGAGTCTTCGCACTCCCTTCTACAGAGGAGCCGATTGCTGCCTACTTACATTTAGCGTGGATGACAGACAGAGTTTTCATAATCTGAGCGGCTGGAGAAAGGAATTCATATTTTATGCAGATGTTAAAGAACCTGAACATTTTCCGTTCGTTGTTTTAGGCAACAAAGTTGATAAGAACAATCGGGAAGTTAGCACTGGCGAGGCACAAGGCTGGTGCAGTGAAAATGGCGGATACCCATATCTAGAAACAAGTGCCAAGGATGACACAAATGTTGCTGGTGCATTTGAAGAAGCAGTAAGACAGGTCCTAGCCATGGAAGAACACATGGACCATACAGTGTTTGGTCATACTGTAGATCTTTATCACAGCGACCGCTCAAAGTCAGTGTGCTGCTGA